The Deltaproteobacteria bacterium DNA segment GGACGTTAAGCTTGATGAACAGAGTTTTAACAAACTCGAAAATTTAACCGTTCCTAAGCCGATATATCCGGAGTGGATGATCGGTTTCCAGGGACAGGACAGGCTCCCTAAAAAATAAAATTACCCCATAAATCAAACTATTCAATGATGAAAAGATTAGAAACTTATTTTTAGTAACAATATTTCCTGTAAGGAGTTTTTGTTATTTGTAGATATATGCGTTCAGCCCGATTATTAACGGTTTTCCTTCTACCATACAAGATGTTTTTATGTTGCCTCTTGTGCTGACTACTACAAGCGTTTTTCCGGATGCGCTTGGCGCAGGCTTCTCCAAGTCGCAAGTGATAATGAGCTTATTCCCTTCGATTTTTGTTTCAATTGCCATGTGTGTCACCTCAGCGTATTGGCGCCCCAATTTTATACCGCATCATGCAAGCAGTATTCAGTATGATGCAGCTACCCGCCTCTGCATGTCAAGATTTTGTAACCAGCCGTAATGTATTTAACGGATACTTATGGTCAGGGGAAAGATACAAAGAATAAATTTTTTCTAACGTTCGAAGCAAGGTCTATGGGTTTGGCCGTTTGTATTCAATCATAGACGGCAATCATGACACTTTCCAGATACTCGATAATATCGGGTTCGTCTTCTTTTTTAGCCAGTGCCATGGCGTCTAACCCGGATTTATTTCTGATATTAGTTTTTGCCCCGGCTTCAACTAAATCCCTGATCTTGTCTAATGCGTTGTTTTTTATAGCCATATGTAAAGGGGTATCGCCTTCTTTGTTTTGAGTATTTACACATTTTGCTTCTGAACACTCTGTTTTGGACAATACTTTTTTAAAAACATCGTAGCTTTCAAGTACTGCCAGATGCAGCAGCGTGTTTCCATTTTCGTCTTTATAGTTCAGTAATTTATTTTCTGTAAAGTCCATATTTTACCTCCACGTTATATTATTCCATACTATGGATTATAGCGTGTAATGATTATACAACAAATTTTAACAATATGCCATTATCCGGTTACGTTATTCCAGCCGCAATTAATAATCCAGACATTGCCTCAACTGGCTGTTCTATTCCAGAACTATATGTTTAATATAGTATTTATTTTTGATATTTCTGCATGAATTAAAACGGATGCTATTCGGCTTGAAGTTACCTTAATCTGTTATGAAACCCTGAAACAAGTTCAGGGTAACAATTCTCGGCCAGCCTCTTAGGGGAACTTTTCATGATCATATTCCGTTTAATAAAGAAAGGAGGATAAAAACGATGAAAAAGTCAATTATAACAGGTATGGCGGTACTTTTAGGACTAATAATGACCGTGAGTGTTTATGCGATGGGTCCGGGTGGGTGGTACGGGGCAGGTTCCACTGCAGTTGCAAATCTAAACATAGAGTCTGTAAAAAACTTTTTGAAAGATACCTCTGCGGTACGCAACGAACTTATTATAAAACGGATTGAGTTGATGAAGGCGTACGAACAAAAGGAAGTCAATTACGATGAAACAGCCAAAATACAAAAAGAGATTATAGACCTTAAAACAAAGGTTCTTGACTCTGCAAGAAAATACGGACTTGATAAAGAGGTCGGACGATGGTTCAAAATGAGGTATGGAATGATGGGCAAAGGTATGGGACCTGGTATGAGAAGTATGCAGCCGGGCATGATGGGGTGTCCATGCAGCACGCCTAAATAACCCAATTGCTGTTATTGTTTTACGTGTAATGGCTGGCGACATGTAGTAATTCGGTGATTAGCCTTTGACAGTGTGACTGAGAATGGCGGAATCTTCAAATTAAAAATCCCCCATTCTCTTTTTTTAATGCATTTCCGGGCTAAGCAGATTTAAACCCATTTTAATTATTGAAATTATAAAGTTACTCTGCTATCACACTTAAATCACTGGAGGTATTATGGCTATAAAATCGGACAGGTGGATTAAAAAAATGGCAGTTGAGTTAAAGATGATTGAACCCTTTGAGGAGCATCAGCTTTCAAAAGGTATAATATCTTACGGTTTATCATCTTATGGGTATGACATAAGGATTGCGGATGAGTTCAAGATCTTCACGAACATAAATACGGCAATAGTAGATCCAAAAGATTTTGATAAAAAATCATTTGTTGATTATAAAGGAGATGTTTGCATTGTACCGCCGAATTCTTTCGCTCTCGGCAGGTCGGTTGAATATTTTAAAATACCGAGAAAAATAATGACTATATGTGTTGGTAAATCAACCTATGCTCGTTGCGGAATAATTACGAATGTAACACCTCTTGAACCGGAATGGGAGGGTTACATAACATTGGAGATATCGAACACTACACCGCTTCCGGCGAGGATATATGCCAATGAAGGTATAGCCCAGATCCTGTTTTTTGAAAGTGATGAGATTTGTGAGATATCTTATAAAGACAGAAAGGGGAAGTACCAGGGGCAAAAGGGTATTACAATCCCAAAGGTTTAAAATGGTAAAAGAGTTTGTGAGGATACTTGCAATTGATTTTGGTAATGCGCGGATAGGGTTGGCTGTAAATGATGCACTCGGAATAACTGCTCAGGGTGTGGGCAGCATAAATAGGACAACCATTGAAAAGGATATAGAGGTTATAAAGAGGACAATTAGCTCACATCATATCAAGGAAATTGTTGTTGGTATGCCGTATCTTCTTGACGGCACAAAAGGAAAACAAGCCAAAAGGGTTGAGGATTTTATTTCAGAACTCAAAAAACATATACAGCTACCCATCAAAGAATGGGATGAGAGATATACAACTGTTCGGGCAGAGGAAATACTTAGCGAGGCAGATGTCCATTGGAAAAAAAGAAAAGCGATCATAGATATGCTTGCTGCTACTTATATACTTGAAACATATATGGAGCATTTACAGAGCAAAAAATAGAGTGCTCGATCCGTTTATCTAATCTGCAGTTTTGTCACTGTAAAACAACTAATCAGAAGATTGCAATAATAAAATCGTGTGTTTTTTATTGGACAAAAATGTACGTCAAACTTGACTTGATAATAATTTTGAATATAGACTGAATTTTGATTTTAAATAATAAGGAGATGATTATGACAAACGCGTATTTGTTTACTTCAGAGTCTGTAACAGAAGGGCATCCTGATAAACTTGCGGACCAGATATCCGACGCAGTTCTTGATGCTATGATTAAACAGGATAAACATTCAAGGGTCGCATGCGAGACACTTGTAACAACCGGGCTAGCAATTGTTGCGGGTGAAATCACATCAAAGTCACTTGTGTCCATACCTGATCTTGTAAGAAATGTGATAAAAGATGTGGGATACGATGATCCAGATATGGGTTATGATTGGAGGTCATGCGGTATTCTGGTATCGATAAAACAGCAATCACCCGATATAGCTATGGGCGTAAACAAGAAGAACGACAAGCTTGGAGCCGGAGATCAGGGTATGATGTTTGGTTTTGCAATAGATGAAACTCCAACACTTATGCCCGCACCTATATACTATGCAAATGCACTTGTTAAAAAGCTGTCTGAAGTAAGAAAACATGAGGTGCTTCCGTTCCTAAGACCGGACGGTAAATCACAGATAACGTTTGAATACAAAGATGGCAGACCGGTGGAGGTTAAGACGGTTGTTATAGCTGCGCAACATACGCCTGATGTTACAACGAAGAAATTAAAAGAATCCATTATTGAAGAGGTAATAAAAAAAGTAATTCCCGCCCGACTGATGAGTAAAAATATAAAATTTTTTATTAATCCAACAGGCAGGTTTGTAGTTGGAGGTCCCCACGGGGATACGGGACTTACAGGCAGAAAGATCATTGTTGATACTTATGGCGGATTTGGAAGGCATGGCGGCGGGGCATTCTCGGGCAAGGATCCATCGAAGGTGGATAGAAGCGGTTCATACATGGCGAGATACATAGCAAAAAATATAGTCGCAGCAGGACTTGCCAAAAAATGTGAAGTTCAGCTTGCTTACGCAATAGGCGTTCCAGAGCCTGTATCTATTATGATAGATACGTTCGGCACAGGAAAAGTAGAAATGGATGAGATACGTAGAGCCGTTGTCAAGACATTTGCAATGGACCCTGCAGGTATTATAAGGGAACTTAATCTGCTTGAGCCTATCTATAGAAAAACGGCTGCTTATGGCCATTTTGGCAGGACAGAACCAGGGTTTACATGGGAAAAGATAGATAAGGTAAAGGCCTTACAGAATGAGGTGGGTAAATGAAAAACTACGATATCAAAGATATAAAATTAGCGCAAAAGGGCAGGCAGAGGATTGAATGGGCATACAAGTCGATGGGTGTTTTAAGCCTGATTGAAAAGGATTTTAAGAAAAACAAACCGTTGAAGGGATTAAGAATAGGTGCGTGCCTTCATGTTACTACGGAAACGGCAAACCTAATGCGTGTGCTAAAGCTTGGCGGGGCTGATGTTGCTTTGTGTGCGTCGAACCCATTAAGTACTCAGGATGACGTGGCATCTGCACTTGTTGACTCGTATGATGTTCCTACTTTTGCAATAAAAGGTGAGGATAAGAAAACATATTACAGGCATATTGAATCTGTACTTGGAACAGAACCTGTTATAACAATGGATGATGGGGCGGATCTCGTAACAATGCTTCATACAAAGAAGAGAGAACTTTTAAAGCATGTAAGGGGAGGTACCGAAGAAACAACAACCGGCGTGATAAGACTGAGGAGTATGGCAAGTGAAGGGGTTCTTTCTTATCCAATGATTTCCGTGAATGATGCATACACAAAACATCTTTTTGATAACAGGTACGGAACGGGCCAGAGTACAATTGACGGGATACTGCGCGCAACAAACAGGCTGATAGCCGGTTCTGTTTTTGTGGTATGCGGATATGGATGGTGCGGAAGAGGCGTTGCGATGAGGGCAAGCGGTATGGGTGCAAGGGTTATCATTACAGAGGTTGATCCAACAAGGGCACTTGAGGCAGTGATGGATGGTTACGATGTAATGAATATAAACAGGGCAGCAAAGATAGGGGATTTCTTTGTCACGGTTACAGGAGACACAACCGTTATATCAAAAGAGACTTTTCTTAATATGAAAGACGGCGCTATTGTTGCAAATTCAGGCCATTTTAATGTTGAGCTTGAGATTGATGGACTCAGATCTATATCAAAGTCGCATAAAGAGATTAGAGAATTTGTAGTTCAATATACTCTGAAAAGCGGTAAATCCATATACGTGCTTGCGGATGGCAGACTTGTTAATCTCTCTGCAGCAGAAGGGCAC contains these protein-coding regions:
- the ahcY gene encoding adenosylhomocysteinase, which gives rise to MKNYDIKDIKLAQKGRQRIEWAYKSMGVLSLIEKDFKKNKPLKGLRIGACLHVTTETANLMRVLKLGGADVALCASNPLSTQDDVASALVDSYDVPTFAIKGEDKKTYYRHIESVLGTEPVITMDDGADLVTMLHTKKRELLKHVRGGTEETTTGVIRLRSMASEGVLSYPMISVNDAYTKHLFDNRYGTGQSTIDGILRATNRLIAGSVFVVCGYGWCGRGVAMRASGMGARVIITEVDPTRALEAVMDGYDVMNINRAAKIGDFFVTVTGDTTVISKETFLNMKDGAIVANSGHFNVELEIDGLRSISKSHKEIREFVVQYTLKSGKSIYVLADGRLVNLSAAEGHPSSVMDMSFADQALSVAYLNKNADKLKKIVYPVPEDIDKKVARLKLKTIGIEIDELTDKQKTYLSSWQSGT
- the metK gene encoding methionine adenosyltransferase, coding for MIMTNAYLFTSESVTEGHPDKLADQISDAVLDAMIKQDKHSRVACETLVTTGLAIVAGEITSKSLVSIPDLVRNVIKDVGYDDPDMGYDWRSCGILVSIKQQSPDIAMGVNKKNDKLGAGDQGMMFGFAIDETPTLMPAPIYYANALVKKLSEVRKHEVLPFLRPDGKSQITFEYKDGRPVEVKTVVIAAQHTPDVTTKKLKESIIEEVIKKVIPARLMSKNIKFFINPTGRFVVGGPHGDTGLTGRKIIVDTYGGFGRHGGGAFSGKDPSKVDRSGSYMARYIAKNIVAAGLAKKCEVQLAYAIGVPEPVSIMIDTFGTGKVEMDEIRRAVVKTFAMDPAGIIRELNLLEPIYRKTAAYGHFGRTEPGFTWEKIDKVKALQNEVGK
- the ruvX gene encoding Holliday junction resolvase RuvX; protein product: MVKEFVRILAIDFGNARIGLAVNDALGITAQGVGSINRTTIEKDIEVIKRTISSHHIKEIVVGMPYLLDGTKGKQAKRVEDFISELKKHIQLPIKEWDERYTTVRAEEILSEADVHWKKRKAIIDMLAATYILETYMEHLQSKK
- the dcd gene encoding dCTP deaminase, whose protein sequence is MAIKSDRWIKKMAVELKMIEPFEEHQLSKGIISYGLSSYGYDIRIADEFKIFTNINTAIVDPKDFDKKSFVDYKGDVCIVPPNSFALGRSVEYFKIPRKIMTICVGKSTYARCGIITNVTPLEPEWEGYITLEISNTTPLPARIYANEGIAQILFFESDEICEISYKDRKGKYQGQKGITIPKV
- a CDS encoding ankyrin repeat domain-containing protein; this encodes MDFTENKLLNYKDENGNTLLHLAVLESYDVFKKVLSKTECSEAKCVNTQNKEGDTPLHMAIKNNALDKIRDLVEAGAKTNIRNKSGLDAMALAKKEDEPDIIEYLESVMIAVYD